A window of Terriglobales bacterium contains these coding sequences:
- the selD gene encoding selenide, water dikinase SelD, translating to MADEKPMRLTEAAKAAGUASKLSPAALDTVLGKLARQQDPNVLIGFDTADDAGVYQIAPDQALVQTVDFFTPIVDDPYTFGQIAAVNALSDVYAMGGRPMSALALVCFPEKGDLDILERIMAGGLSKMMEAGCTVVGGHSIRDDEIKFGYAVTGSVHPKRVLANSGARAGDALLFTKALGTGVISTAIKRGKAEPAWIEAATQSMTTLNRAAMEVVVKREGQVHAMTDVTGFGLIGHAREMALASAVSLRFFAGKVPLLVGALECVRAGFVPGGLKNNREFAECLVGYEGNIPEELKTMLFDPQTAGGLLISVAAPQADDLLRQLNEAGVPTARIGEVLPQAKPLITVSS from the coding sequence ATGGCAGATGAAAAGCCCATGCGTCTTACCGAGGCGGCGAAAGCTGCCGGTTGAGCTTCCAAGCTGAGTCCGGCGGCGCTGGACACGGTGCTTGGGAAATTAGCCCGGCAACAGGACCCGAACGTGCTCATCGGCTTCGACACAGCCGACGACGCCGGGGTGTATCAGATCGCGCCTGACCAGGCGCTGGTCCAGACCGTGGACTTCTTCACTCCCATCGTGGACGACCCCTACACCTTCGGCCAGATCGCCGCGGTGAACGCGCTGAGTGACGTCTATGCCATGGGCGGACGGCCCATGAGCGCGCTGGCCCTGGTCTGCTTTCCCGAGAAGGGCGACCTCGACATCCTCGAGCGCATCATGGCCGGCGGACTTTCCAAGATGATGGAGGCGGGCTGCACCGTGGTCGGCGGCCACTCCATCCGCGACGACGAGATCAAGTTCGGCTACGCCGTCACCGGCTCCGTGCATCCCAAGCGCGTGCTGGCCAACTCCGGCGCGCGCGCAGGGGACGCGTTGCTCTTCACCAAGGCGCTGGGGACGGGCGTCATCTCCACCGCCATCAAGCGCGGCAAGGCGGAGCCGGCATGGATCGAGGCCGCCACTCAATCCATGACCACGCTCAACCGCGCGGCAATGGAGGTGGTGGTGAAACGTGAAGGCCAGGTCCACGCCATGACCGACGTCACCGGCTTCGGCCTGATTGGCCACGCGCGCGAGATGGCGCTGGCCTCCGCCGTCAGCCTGCGCTTCTTCGCCGGCAAGGTCCCGCTGCTCGTGGGCGCGCTCGAATGCGTGCGCGCCGGGTTCGTCCCCGGCGGTCTCAAGAACAACCGCGAGTTCGCGGAGTGCCTGGTGGGCTACGAGGGCAACATCCCCGAAGAATTGAAGACCATGCTCTTCGATCCGCAGACCGCCGGCGGGCTGCTGATCTCCGTCGCCGCACCCCAAGCCGATGACCTGCTGCGCCAACTCAACGAAGCCGGCGTCCCCACCGCGCGCATCGGCGAAGTCCTGCCGCAGGCCAAGCCGCTGATTACGGTTTCCTCGTAG
- a CDS encoding DUF2393 family protein: protein MEEPLPPSPSQRSEEGGFPWMAMGIAVALLVAAVGAAFLLSSRSPVPATAATDASPLHPYAAQLRLSDPKMSTAQNFVGATVTYLEGTVVNGGDKTVNGATVESIFRNSLGEMVQKESQPLMYIHARKPYIDVSDLRSNPLKPGETREFRLTFDHVSADWNRGFPELRVTAVSFQ, encoded by the coding sequence ATGGAAGAGCCGCTGCCTCCGTCGCCGTCCCAGCGAAGCGAAGAGGGCGGGTTTCCGTGGATGGCGATGGGAATCGCCGTGGCGTTGCTCGTGGCCGCCGTGGGCGCTGCGTTTCTGCTCTCCAGCCGCAGTCCCGTACCGGCGACCGCCGCGACCGATGCCTCGCCGCTCCATCCCTACGCGGCGCAGTTGCGCCTCTCGGACCCGAAGATGAGCACGGCGCAAAACTTCGTGGGCGCAACCGTCACCTATCTCGAAGGAACCGTTGTCAACGGCGGGGACAAGACGGTCAACGGCGCCACGGTGGAGTCCATCTTCCGCAACTCGCTGGGCGAGATGGTGCAGAAGGAATCGCAGCCACTGATGTACATCCACGCCCGCAAGCCCTACATCGACGTCTCCGACCTGCGCTCGAACCCGCTCAAGCCCGGCGAGACCCGCGAGTTCCGCCTTACCTTCGACCACGTCTCCGCCGACTGGAACCGCGGATTTCCCGAGCTGCGCGTCACCGCCGTCAGCTTCCAGTAG
- a CDS encoding TldD/PmbA family protein, protein MKFETDLKQFASDVVRRAREGGATAAEAVAREGENFSTVVRMGQVETLQEAGSRTLGVRVFLGQRAASTYTSDFSPEGIEQLVSGALALARVTSEDPHAGLPEPEQLGAFSGDLDLYSDDVNSLAPAERIDYARRTEAAALAVDPRISNSEGGSFDAASGHRVLANSHGFVGEYRRSYCSVSAVPIAQSNGGAMQRDYWYSVSRSLEKLDSPEEVGKIAAQRTLRRLGARKVATARVPVIFDPMVARSILGNLFEAASGDSIYRSASFLTGKLGQRIAGENVTVIDDGTLPGGLGSSPFDDEGVPTRRTVVVERGVLRSYLLNTYTAKKLGLATTGNASRGLAGTPGIGPGNFFLQPGTKSPQEVIAGVTDGLYVTEFLGHGVNLVTGDFSRGASGLWIRNGELTYPVEEITVAGNLRDMLANISEIASDLDFRGSVAAPTLRIDGLTVAGE, encoded by the coding sequence TTGAAATTCGAAACTGATCTCAAGCAATTCGCTTCTGACGTCGTGCGCCGCGCGCGAGAAGGTGGCGCCACCGCCGCCGAGGCGGTGGCCCGCGAAGGCGAGAACTTTTCCACGGTGGTGCGCATGGGCCAGGTGGAGACCCTGCAGGAGGCCGGCTCGCGCACTCTGGGGGTGCGCGTCTTCCTGGGCCAGCGCGCCGCTTCCACCTACACCAGCGATTTTTCTCCGGAAGGGATAGAACAATTGGTAAGCGGCGCTTTGGCGCTGGCGCGCGTGACGTCAGAAGACCCGCACGCCGGCCTGCCCGAGCCGGAGCAACTGGGCGCATTCTCCGGCGACCTCGACCTCTACTCCGACGACGTCAACTCGCTCGCACCGGCCGAGCGCATCGACTACGCGCGCCGGACGGAGGCGGCGGCGCTCGCCGTCGATCCGCGCATCTCCAACTCCGAGGGTGGCTCCTTCGACGCCGCCAGCGGACACCGCGTGCTGGCCAACTCGCACGGATTCGTCGGCGAGTACCGGCGCTCCTACTGCTCGGTGTCTGCCGTCCCCATCGCGCAATCGAACGGCGGCGCCATGCAGCGCGACTACTGGTACTCGGTCTCCCGCAGCCTGGAGAAGCTCGACTCGCCGGAAGAAGTGGGGAAGATTGCCGCCCAGCGCACCCTGCGCCGCCTGGGCGCGCGCAAGGTGGCGACGGCGCGCGTCCCTGTGATCTTCGACCCCATGGTAGCGCGCTCGATCCTGGGGAATCTCTTTGAAGCCGCGAGCGGCGACTCCATCTACCGCAGCGCTTCGTTCCTCACCGGCAAGCTGGGCCAGCGCATCGCCGGCGAGAACGTCACCGTGATCGACGACGGCACGCTCCCCGGCGGCCTGGGCAGCTCGCCCTTCGACGACGAAGGCGTGCCCACGCGCCGCACCGTGGTAGTGGAGCGCGGCGTGCTGCGCTCGTACCTGCTCAACACCTACACCGCAAAGAAGCTGGGACTCGCCACCACCGGCAACGCCTCGCGCGGCTTGGCCGGCACTCCCGGCATCGGCCCCGGGAATTTCTTCCTCCAGCCGGGGACGAAATCGCCGCAAGAGGTGATTGCCGGCGTCACCGACGGCCTCTACGTGACTGAATTCCTCGGCCACGGCGTGAATCTAGTGACCGGAGACTTCTCCCGCGGCGCCAGCGGCCTCTGGATCCGCAACGGCGAGCTGACCTATCCGGTCGAAGAGATCACCGTAGCCGGTAACCTGCGCGACATGCTCGCGAACATCTCCGAGATTGCCAGCGACCTCGACTTCCGCGGCTCCGTTGCCGCTCCCACGCTGCGCATCGACGGCCTGACCGTCGCCGGGGAGTAG
- the tldD gene encoding metalloprotease TldD has protein sequence MDKRKFFFERFGLTERDLERYLGAALSAGGDYADLYFEYLTSTSISMDESLVKSASQGVSAGCGVRVISGERTGYAHTDDLAPEKILHAARTAALIASGPSKTLVEGFKEKSARELYPVAAADADVPAKVELVMRADRAARAADPRITQVRASYAEELRRILVVGSDGTLASDFQPLARMSVLCIAQSNGNTVRGSSGGGGRVELGFFLHEKTPEHFAQEAVRQALLQLDAREAPAGEMPVVLGPGWPGVLLHEAVGHGLEADFNRKKTSAFAGLKGQRVASEKCTVVDNGTLPSRRGSLNVDDEGSPTQNTVLIEKGILKGYLADKLSARLMGMADTGNGRRESYECIPMPRMTNTYMLAGEDSPADILRSVKRGIYAANFGGGQVDITNGKFVFSASEAYLIEDGVITAPLKNCSLIGNGPDVLTRVSMVGHDLALDEGVGTCGKDGQSVPVGVGIPTLKVDRMTVGGTAPNADPSFLRG, from the coding sequence GGCGGCGACTACGCCGACCTGTACTTCGAGTACCTCACCTCCACCTCCATCAGCATGGACGAGTCGCTGGTGAAGTCGGCGTCGCAGGGCGTCTCGGCAGGCTGCGGCGTGCGCGTGATCTCCGGCGAGCGCACCGGCTACGCCCACACCGACGACCTGGCTCCGGAAAAGATTCTGCACGCGGCGCGCACCGCCGCGCTCATCGCCAGCGGCCCGTCGAAGACTCTGGTCGAGGGCTTCAAGGAGAAGTCCGCGCGCGAGTTGTACCCCGTGGCCGCAGCGGACGCCGACGTGCCCGCCAAGGTCGAGCTGGTGATGCGCGCCGACCGCGCCGCGCGCGCCGCCGATCCCCGCATCACTCAGGTGCGCGCCAGCTACGCCGAAGAACTGCGCCGCATCCTGGTGGTGGGCTCGGACGGCACCCTGGCTTCCGACTTCCAGCCGCTGGCGCGCATGAGCGTGCTGTGCATCGCGCAGTCGAACGGCAACACCGTGCGCGGCTCCTCCGGCGGCGGCGGACGCGTGGAGCTAGGCTTCTTTTTGCATGAAAAAACTCCGGAGCACTTCGCGCAGGAAGCGGTGCGCCAGGCGCTCTTGCAGCTGGACGCCCGCGAGGCTCCGGCCGGCGAGATGCCCGTTGTGCTCGGTCCGGGATGGCCGGGCGTGTTGCTGCACGAAGCCGTCGGCCACGGTCTGGAAGCCGACTTCAATCGCAAGAAGACCTCCGCCTTCGCCGGGCTCAAGGGACAGCGCGTGGCCAGCGAAAAATGCACGGTGGTGGATAACGGCACGCTGCCTTCGCGCCGCGGCTCGCTCAACGTGGACGACGAAGGCTCACCCACGCAAAACACCGTACTCATTGAGAAGGGCATCCTAAAGGGCTACCTCGCCGACAAGCTTTCGGCGCGCCTGATGGGCATGGCCGACACCGGCAACGGCCGCCGCGAAAGTTACGAGTGCATCCCCATGCCGCGCATGACCAACACTTACATGCTGGCCGGCGAGGATTCGCCCGCGGACATCCTGCGCTCGGTGAAGCGCGGCATCTATGCCGCCAACTTCGGCGGCGGCCAGGTGGACATCACCAACGGCAAATTCGTCTTCTCCGCCAGCGAGGCCTATTTGATCGAGGACGGCGTCATCACCGCGCCGCTCAAGAACTGCTCCCTCATCGGCAACGGGCCGGACGTTTTGACGCGCGTCTCCATGGTGGGACACGACCTGGCGCTCGACGAGGGCGTGGGCACCTGCGGCAAAGACGGCCAGTCCGTGCCCGTCGGCGTCGGCATTCCCACGCTCAAGGTGGACCGCATGACCGTCGGCGGTACCGCGCCCAACGCCGATCCCAGCTTCCTGCGGGGATAA